One region of Spartobacteria bacterium genomic DNA includes:
- a CDS encoding class I SAM-dependent methyltransferase produces the protein SLSPDKVYDRRFNDMETFRNAMWSVLCRDFFQRYIPEKACVIELAAGHCEFINHIQADRRMAVDINPDINRFANQDVETIQGSATDLAPIPDETADIVFVSNFFEHITKPDIVTCLQEAYRVLKPSGRILILQPNYRYCARDYWMFFDHITPIDDRALIEVLELIGFQITCSIPRFLPYSTQSKLPQSTNLIRWYLKMPFVWPLFGAQAFICGEKAGIPPANKRT, from the coding sequence TTCATTATCACCGGACAAGGTTTATGACCGCCGCTTCAATGACATGGAGACCTTTCGTAATGCAATGTGGTCGGTTTTGTGTCGGGATTTTTTTCAGCGATATATTCCAGAAAAGGCATGTGTAATCGAACTGGCTGCCGGGCATTGTGAATTTATCAATCACATTCAGGCCGATAGACGTATGGCGGTGGACATCAATCCCGATATCAACCGCTTTGCCAACCAAGATGTCGAAACCATTCAGGGATCGGCCACTGATCTGGCACCCATTCCAGATGAAACCGCTGACATTGTTTTTGTATCCAATTTCTTTGAGCATATCACAAAACCCGACATCGTGACTTGCTTACAGGAGGCATACAGGGTTCTTAAACCCAGCGGACGTATACTCATTTTGCAACCAAACTATCGCTACTGTGCCCGGGATTACTGGATGTTCTTTGATCACATCACTCCCATTGATGATCGTGCTTTAATAGAAGTTCTGGAACTCATCGGATTTCAGATCACTTGTTCAATCCCTCGGTTCCTTCCCTATTCCACGCAGTCTAAACTCCCCCAGTCGACCAATCTGATTCGATGGTACTTAAAAATGCCATTCGTCTGGCCGCTATTTGGAGCACAAGCATTTATATGCGGAGAGAAAGCAGGTATCCCACCCGCCAATAAACGCACATGA